CGACAACAAACTTTAAACCGCATCTCTTGAAAATTTTTGAATAGGCTTCTTTATGTTTCTGATAACTAATTTCCAAACCTTCCCAATCTTTATCAAAACTGTATGAATCTTTCATTATGAATTCTCTGACTCTTAAAATCCCACCCCGAGGACGAGGCTCATCTCTGAATTTTGTTTGAAGTTGATACCATATTTGAGGTAAATCTCTATAAGAACGAGTGTAATCTTTAGCTAGTAAGCTGATTATCTCTTCATGTGTGGGTGCTAATGCTATATCTTTTCCTTTTCGATCTTTTAATTTAAACATGTCTTTCCCGAAACTTTCCCATCTTCCGGATAGTTTCCATACATCGCCAGCTGTAAGTGCTGGCATTAATAGCTCCTGTGCGCCAATAGCGTCCATTTCTTCTCTAATGATCTTCTGTATCTTGAGCATTACTCGCCAGCCAAGCGGTAGAAACGTGTAAACTCCAGATTGGTGTTGAGTAATAAAACCACCTCTTAAAAGAAGCCTATGCGAAGGTGTCTCCGCTTCTTTCGGATTTTCTTTTAAAGTAGGTATAAACGCTCTACTCCATTTCATAGTTATAGAATTTTAAAGGATTTAGGCCTTACTATCAAATAAGGCTTTTCAAAAATTCAATTTTTGAAAAGAAATTCAATTGCGCTCTTTAACCTTCGACCCCAGGCCGACTCATGGTGGATTCCCTCCTCGTCAACAACCACGAGAATATTCTCTATTTTAAGTGACTTTTTCCCTTTAATTGTTTTTATCACTTTTTCATTCTGTTCAACGTATTTCAAAGGATCTTCGCTTTCGCGTTTTCCATAATCAATATAAATTTTTTCCGGAGCTTTCTTTGCTGATTTTATTAGTTCGACAATTTCCGGATTAAACCAGAATGCTCCACTCATCGAACCAACTTTTTTAAAAGTTTCAGGGTATTTAAATCCAGCGTAGATTGATATTAAGCCTCCCAAGGAAGAACCAAGCAAAGCTGCGTCATCCTTTAATGTTCTATACGTTGAATCAATGTAAGGCTTTAGTTCTTCAACAATAAATTTCAGATATAGGTCAGCTTCACCTCCATGCTTATATTGTTGATTAAAGAAAGGGCTGTATTCGTCCATTCTGTGTTCCTTTGCATTTTCTACACCCACCACTATTAACCCAAAATTGCTTTCTTTGTGCATTAATTCAAGGGTTTCATCTACTCTCCATTCTCCAGCAAAAGATTCAGCCTCGTCAAAAAGATTTTGTCCATCGTGCATATAAAGAACGGGATAATTTTTACCAGATGTATCGTAGTCTGGTGGAAGGTAGACCCATATTTTTCTCGGATTGTAATATTTTAGGTACCTGGATGGTAATGTAAAAGTTCTTACATTACCAGCAATAGTGTGTTTTTTAGTTTTAATGGTTTCAACGAAATCTCGCCAGTTGTACACTTTGATTTTTACTGTGGTATCCTTAAAAGCCTTTAGACTTCTGTTGGGTATCTCCTCGCCTCTTTCTCCCTTTTCCACATAATCCCATGAGCCCCTGGTTATCTTATATTCAATCTTTTCACCAGCAGGGAATTCCAAAGTGATTGTGTATCTATTTTTATCTTCCTCTTTAAGAATAAACTTTGGGTCTCCAGGGTTCCATCCATTAAAATTTCCAGCAAT
This genomic window from bacterium contains:
- a CDS encoding alpha/beta hydrolase-fold protein, with amino-acid sequence MDFIKVKFEVEIPPFTPQNSQIYIAGNFNGWNPGDPKFILKEEDKNRYTITLEFPAGEKIEYKITRGSWDYVEKGERGEEIPNRSLKAFKDTTVKIKVYNWRDFVETIKTKKHTIAGNVRTFTLPSRYLKYYNPRKIWVYLPPDYDTSGKNYPVLYMHDGQNLFDEAESFAGEWRVDETLELMHKESNFGLIVVGVENAKEHRMDEYSPFFNQQYKHGGEADLYLKFIVEELKPYIDSTYRTLKDDAALLGSSLGGLISIYAGFKYPETFKKVGSMSGAFWFNPEIVELIKSAKKAPEKIYIDYGKRESEDPLKYVEQNEKVIKTIKGKKSLKIENILVVVDEEGIHHESAWGRRLKSAIEFLFKN